The Microscilla marina ATCC 23134 nucleotide sequence TTTTGTAAACAGTCAGCATAAAACTGAACACCAAAAACATCACCATGATACGTAGCTTTACATCTATTATCTTTTTTTTGCTTGGTGCCGTAGCAGGCATCGTTTTCTGGGGATTTTATACTACCGGAACATTTGCCTTTTTGCCCGCCGATAAACCTGTAACTACCCATAATGTGGTGCTCAAGAAAATAGAAGCTTTGGGTAACCTGGAGTTGATTCGTTATAAATACAAAGATATGGTAGAGCACGAAGTAATAAAGGCTTACTTGCCCGATCCCAAAGTGGTGCTCATGGTAACAGGAGAAGTAGTGGGTTGTATCAACCTAAAAAAAGTAAAAACCGAAGATATAATAGAGAAAAAAGATACGGTATACATTCGCTTACCTCGTCCCGAAATCTGCTACTCTAAGGTAAACCACAGTGAATCTAAGGTATTCGACACCCGCAATACTACCTTGTTTGCCGACCGTAGTAAGTTGATTGATCAAGCATACAAAATAGCCGAAAATCATTTGCCACAAGCTGCCAAGCAAGCCAATATCATAGAAAGAACCAGGGTCAGTGGGGAAAACCTCTTGCGCCCTCTGTTTGAAAACCTGTCTAAAAAGAAAGTCGTGTTTACGTATGATATAGGAGGAGAGAAAAAAATCAAACTAAAATAATATTGAAGCCATCAAGTGTTGCATAAAAAAAGAGCCTTTTGCCAAACAATGCCTGTTTGCCAAAAGGCTTTTTTAGTTGTAGTAGGTTCATTTCTGTCAAACAGGAAATTCAACTTTGTGAATTACAATGCTTCAAAATACTCAAATACCTGGTAATTGAAGCCAAACCCTAAATATTAACCAATCTCTACCATTTCAATATCAAATATCAGGTCTTTGCCCGCCAATGGGTGGTTAGCGTCTACTAAAATAGTAGTATCTTTGATCTCTTTTACGACTACCATGATCTGATTACCATTGGCAAGTTGAGCAGGCAATTCTGTACCTACCTTTACGTCCATTTGCTTTAATTGATCTTCATAAGGCATTTCTACCAACAGTTGATCATTCACAGGACCATACGCTTGGTCGCTGGGAATGTTGATGGTTTTATTTTCGCCTAGTCCCATTCCAATTACA carries:
- a CDS encoding DUF4230 domain-containing protein; amino-acid sequence: MIRSFTSIIFFLLGAVAGIVFWGFYTTGTFAFLPADKPVTTHNVVLKKIEALGNLELIRYKYKDMVEHEVIKAYLPDPKVVLMVTGEVVGCINLKKVKTEDIIEKKDTVYIRLPRPEICYSKVNHSESKVFDTRNTTLFADRSKLIDQAYKIAENHLPQAAKQANIIERTRVSGENLLRPLFENLSKKKVVFTYDIGGEKKIKLK
- a CDS encoding FKBP-type peptidyl-prolyl cis-trans isomerase, with protein sequence MTAQNGNKVKVHYTGKLTDGTVFDSSRDREPLEFTIGAKQMIAGFEQGVIGMGLGENKTINIPSDQAYGPVNDQLLVEMPYEDQLKQMDVKVGTELPAQLANGNQIMVVVKEIKDTTILVDANHPLAGKDLIFDIEMVEIG